The Kluyveromyces marxianus DMKU3-1042 DNA, complete genome, chromosome 7 DNA segment TGGATTCGCGCCGAACCgctgatatatataatttatatatattattataataatatattattgtaTCTTCAGATCTGAAGGGGGGCGGGCAAAAATAATCTGGAAATCGCGGTCATGTGACAAGAAACGTCAATGTTCTAGTCACATGACCTATAATTGTATTCTCCGGGTAATACAGGGAGAATTGTCCCACCCCCGGGTAACggtacttttttttttttttttttctttcctcgCCGGATTCCGCATTGCGACTAATCGGGATGGGCAAAAGCCCTGATTAGACATTGAATTGAATCAGGTagccatatatatataaggaAGAGATCGAGAGGTAACAGGTAAAGAGGTAACAGTTACACCTTTTTCACGCTAGAAGAGGGATCAAGAACTGTAACTAGGAAACAGATAACTAGGAAACAGATAACATAAGGTAAGATTAAAAAATGTCGATGTACAAGTTGAGTAGCATGAATATGACACACTCTACAGGGTCGTTTTTGAACAGTGCGCCTGTGGAGTTGACCAGTGTGAAGGGATACCAGGACTTTATTGCGAAGCAACGCAAGCTCAAGAGGTCAGTGAGCACACAGTTGAGTGAGGATCGGAGTATGTGGTACGTGCTGCACGATTCTGAGGTTGTTGCTACAGTAACTGGGGATGCGAAGGACTATCTTTTGCAGCTAAGCGGGGAGACCTGAGCCCTGGGCCCAGggagaaggaagaagaagaagaaggtttggTTTTAGCCTATTTGTAGGGATTAAAAACTCAGGAAGATAaatttttatatatatatgtgtgtgtatatacatatatccTTAATATATGGGGCACACCTAGTGCTACTACATACATGATGAAGGGGGGAAactaattaattaatttatCGAAGGTTGTCTATTTGTCATATAGCAGCGGTCTTTGGGTCTGTTGGGGCGGTGTGCAAGGTGAGCGGTTGCTGGAGGAGATGGCCCATGCGCTCGATCTTGGTGCGCAAGTAGCCGTCGATCTCCTTCGAGTGGATCCCCTCGCTGTGGTTTCCCGACCACGACAAGGGCACCATCGGCACACGCTCGACGCAGTGGAGGAACGGAGGCTGCTCCACTTGGGCCACTTTATCCGGGTTGTTGGTGAGCAACCGCACCTGCGAGATGCCCAAATCGATTAGAATGGCACGTCCGATGGAAAAGTCACGTGCATCCACAGGAtgcttcaacaacaagttCGCCTGCACCGTGTCTGCGCCAAGATCCTGCAAATTGTACGCCTTGAGCTTCTCGCCGAGTCCGATACCCCTGCCCTCCTGTCTCAAGTACACAATGACGCCGTGGCCGTTCCCACCTTTAATGTCGCCCTCGTGATCCACCGCCATGAGCTTTCCGGCGCGGTCAAACTGTTCCCCGCAGTCACAACGCGCACTCCATGCCGTCTCCCCGGTGTAGCACTCCGAATGGATCCGCACAAGCGTCTCCTGCTCGCACCACGTCGTCGATGGCTCCACCACTAGACTTCCGTCTTTCTCGTCAAATTGCAGCGACAAGCCCTGCTTTTCGTCCACATCCGCGCTCGTGCGTCCTGGATACAACTTCCCAACGTATGCGCCTCTGATCATGCGCGCCTCTTGCGTCTCGCCGGCGTGTTTGCGGAACAAAGACCTCGACCGAATGTCTTCTCCGAACACGATAGCCAGGTGTTCCTTGTTGTCTCTGTCGTTCTGGTACAAGTGCAAGAAGATATCTGGGCCCTGGACCGTGGGTATTCTGGCTCTGGCGATGCACTGTACGTGGGGGAGTCCTGAGGCAGCtttagcagcagcagcagcgtcagctgctgctgcacTTTTATTCTGACTCAAAgtcgatgatgatggtacCGCTTCTGCTACCGTTTCTGCTGTCATGGGGGGTATACCGTTCTTATTCTTGTCGAGATGTGTCCAGATGTACTTCAGCACGGCCTATTCCTGTATTAGACACCAGCTATACCACTACACACCGCTATATACGTGctttatttatatatatacgtcGACAAAGCAGTGGTAAATCATGTGTAATGTCATAAAGCATTATAAATGTGGATTCTAGTAATGTCGAGCGAGATGCCGAAAATTATGAGAAATTCATGTAATATGGGGGGGGGCAAGGCTGTGACACACTGCGGTGTGTGGGTGTACCGAGTTGTTGTCTCTGAATGTCTGACAAATTTGAGAAATTtggtgttacccgggggcGTCGCTCTGTTACCCGGGACAACTTTATTTTCCCTGTTACCCGGGGTCTCCTCtatgttacccggggcCTCTGTATATTACCCGGACTCCTCTCCCCACGTGACCGCTCGCCAACAAGTCTTGTGTGTcctgtgttttttttttttttcttcctcttccaacattgaaatttgaaatttgaaatttggcattttgaaatatgaaatatgaaatacgaaatatataataatgtaATGTGTTATATTGCATTGTACAATGTACACTGTATAATATAGGAAATACAAATAGAAACAGGAACAGAAAAGGAAACAGAAACTGAATTGAAGTGCCTACTCCTACATCAAGACACGCGCAGCTGTAGTTTAGATCGAACTGTGTCAATTGAGTGTTCGCAAGAcaggaaaggaaaggaaagaaaaaaatagcaGAAAAGtatagagaaagaaattCAGCATGTCGTCATCAGTGGAAAGTATTGGGAATGGGACGGTCCAGGGCTCGGCCCAGGGCACGAGCCCTGGGCCAAGCCCAAGCCCTGGCGTGAGCCAGGACTTGGATACAAACTTGAATGCCGCTGCCTCTGCCTCTGCTGGCCCAGGACAAGCCCCAGACAACAACGGGTTGGGCTCGAATAGCATTACGTTCCACGTCTTGGTGTCGTTGAAAGAGGCAGCAAAGATCATTGGGCCCCAGGGAAACACCATTGAGAGTATAAGAAAGGAGAACGACATCAAGATCGGGATATCGCCTCGCGAAAAGTCGTGTTCTGACCGGTTGTTGAACGTTTCGGGGAACGCGAGACAGGTTGCGAACGCATTGGGCCAGGTTTTGCGGGTGTTGACGACCGATTACGAGCCAGAAGAACATGTGTTCAAGCACCTCAGATTCATGTTGCCGCCAGCGtcgaaagaagaaatcgagGATCCCGAGAAGTGGAAGCAGATTGGTAACTTGAGGTTGATATGCACCAACCCGCAAATCTCGTCTGTTATTGGACAGCAGGGAgccaagatcaagaagttgatcGAGACCCACAGCGTGAAGCTCGTTGCGTCGAAACACTTCTTGCCGGACTCCAAGGACCGGGTGTTGGAGATCCAGGGTTTCCCCACCTCTGTTGCGAACTGCATCAACGAGATCGCGGAGCTTTTCATCCAGGACGACGTGCATGTACCTCCAAGAACCTTGCCCCGCTACTACCCACACTCGAAGCACACGAAGGAGATCCAGGTCTCGCAGACGCTCGCCATCCCAAAGGAGTACGTCGGTGCGTTGTTGGGTGTCGGTGGTAACCGGATCGCCAACTTGAGGAAATTCACCAAGACCAAGATCGTCATTGGCCAAGAGCCAAACGAAACGGGCAACAGAATCTTCACCATCTGGGGTAACGACCAGAAATCCGTCAAGCTGGCCCAGACCATGCTACTAAAGAACTTGGACGtcgagaagaagagacgCGAGGAACACGAGGCTGCATTGAGAACTACTGGTGGTGCAGGTGCAGGTGCAGaatctgctgctgcaacaGACAgttctgctgctgccaaCAACGTCGAAACTGCAGAAACATAAGCAGGGCCCAGCCAATCCCCCTCCCCCAGCTGTGGTGGTACTCACTCATATGCTACGCGGTTTTTTTACTatactattttttttttcttttactcGAGTACCCATCCAACCACACACTCCTTTTACCtttattttacttttaaACTTTAACCTTTATCGTATCTTTGTTTCAAGCAAGCAAAGGGGCCCTCCCTACTACACCGGAGAGACACAGAGACACCTCTCTCTCCTGTTTACAATGAAGAAAGCCCTATTTTTTCCTCTGCTAGTTGTAACTGCACTCATTTTTATGTAATCAAGACTTTTTATGTAACAGTACATCCAACCCTCCGAACCCCCAGGCTCTCCTAACACCAATTTTTACTGCCtctcaaattcaaattattCCACACTCTACTCCTCTCCACTCCACTCCCCTTCGCATCGCCAGCTCAGCTCAGGCTGTAATTCCCATCCATCTATTTCCTCTcttgtttgtgtgtgtacACATGATtcaagaaaggaaaaaatggaaaacgGTTTTAGAGATTGAAAACAGAATGGTAAACAAACCAAGAGTACAATAAAGAAGTGCAGAAAGTGTCGTTAAAAAGGGTATTTAGAGGTGGTACCAGGCCAGAACAAGATCATTGGgattttggaaaatttaGAAGTTGGTTCAACAGTTGGGGGTTGCTTGTGTGTGTATTTTCTAGTACAATGGACAAGGAAAACATTCGTCCACTGATGGATGGAAATGATATCATCGAGTACATTGGAGTATCCAAGAGACTTGGGAACAATGTTCTACAGGAGTTGGAGCAGCGAGCCAGCAATATTCTACCGAGGGTTTCTCCTGGGAAACAGCAGCTTTTGGATGAGGTGAATGGGGTGGTGCAGGGGTCGCATGGACAGATAAAGACATCTATATCTATGAAGTTTCATGATAAACATGAGAAGCGATTCCAGGACATGGAGTCGATTGATACGCATTATTCGCTGGCCAAGTATGTGGATGGTTCTGAGAAGGTGTGTCAGACGCAGAATCAATATCAATCGGGTGATGTCGCGATGGAGGAGCCTCAGACACCGGCGAAAAGAAGTGAGGCTCAAATAAGCAGTGAGGATGATGGGTCTGtgcaaaagaagcaaaagtCTGTGAGCCGAGACTCTCATGGAGGTGCTTCATCAGTAGGGGATGGTGCCGCTTTATTCAGTCCTGTAACGGATATTACACATAGAATAAGAAGACTGAGAGTGCGCATGTCGTCTGGAAGTGAAAGGGACAGACACGAAAGGGACCGTCGCAGAAACATAATCAGCAACACGCCATTGCGTAGACAACAGCAGATCCACGAGTCTGTGCCCATGCCACCGTCGTCGCTGCCCACGTTTGCGAAACCCACTGCTACATCCTTGCAAAGAAAGCAGCAAAACGATCCGTTCCAGAGGTTGTTGGCAGCCTCGAAGTCAAACTCGAGGCCGGCAGCTGCAGCTGCATCAAAACAAGCTTCGAAACATGGCGATATATTTAGAAATTTGAATAAGAAAGacactactactactactactagtagtagtgcTGGCCCCGCTGCCACGACAAGCCGTGCTCCAAGCCGCACTACAAGTCGCACCACAAGTCGTACTACAAGCCGCGCGACCAgcagaacaacaacaccagaGAAACAACCACACAACAGGATACCCAAATCGAAATCGGTGTTTGAGAGACTATACGAGCAATCCACTATATCAAGATCTAATTCAGCACAAGACGTGAGTCTGAAACCGGTCAGGAAACCAAACACAAGACTGCCTTCGTCCAAAACGCAAAACGACCTACACAGCGTCACGACTACAGCAGCAAAGCTTAcaaaatcaa contains these protein-coding regions:
- the HEK2 gene encoding Hek2p — translated: MSSSVESIGNGTVQGSAQGTSPGPSPSPGVSQDLDTNLNAAASASAGPGQAPDNNGLGSNSITFHVLVSLKEAAKIIGPQGNTIESIRKENDIKIGISPREKSCSDRLLNVSGNARQVANALGQVLRVLTTDYEPEEHVFKHLRFMLPPASKEEIEDPEKWKQIGNLRLICTNPQISSVIGQQGAKIKKLIETHSVKLVASKHFLPDSKDRVLEIQGFPTSVANCINEIAELFIQDDVHVPPRTLPRYYPHSKHTKEIQVSQTLAIPKEYVGALLGVGGNRIANLRKFTKTKIVIGQEPNETGNRIFTIWGNDQKSVKLAQTMLLKNLDVEKKRREEHEAALRTTGGAGAGAESAAATDSSAAANNVETAET
- the RIB1 gene encoding GTP cyclohydrolase II, yielding MTAETVAEAVPSSSTLSQNKSAAAADAAAAAKAASGLPHVQCIARARIPTVQGPDIFLHLYQNDRDNKEHLAIVFGEDIRSRSLFRKHAGETQEARMIRGAYVGKLYPGRTSADVDEKQGLSLQFDEKDGSLVVEPSTTWCEQETLVRIHSECYTGETAWSARCDCGEQFDRAGKLMAVDHEGDIKGGNGHGVIVYLRQEGRGIGLGEKLKAYNLQDLGADTVQANLLLKHPVDARDFSIGRAILIDLGISQVRLLTNNPDKVAQVEQPPFLHCVERVPMVPLSWSGNHSEGIHSKEIDGYLRTKIERMGHLLQQPLTLHTAPTDPKTAAI
- the SHE1 gene encoding She1p, yielding MDKENIRPLMDGNDIIEYIGVSKRLGNNVLQELEQRASNILPRVSPGKQQLLDEVNGVVQGSHGQIKTSISMKFHDKHEKRFQDMESIDTHYSLAKYVDGSEKVCQTQNQYQSGDVAMEEPQTPAKRSEAQISSEDDGSVQKKQKSVSRDSHGGASSVGDGAALFSPVTDITHRIRRLRVRMSSGSERDRHERDRRRNIISNTPLRRQQQIHESVPMPPSSLPTFAKPTATSLQRKQQNDPFQRLLAASKSNSRPAAAAASKQASKHGDIFRNLNKKDTTTTTTSSSAGPAATTSRAPSRTTSRTTSRTTSRATSRTTTPEKQPHNRIPKSKSVFERLYEQSTISRSNSAQDVSLKPVRKPNTRLPSSKTQNDLHSVTTTAAKLTKSTTMHNLSVNRPQWR